In Arthrobacter citreus, a single genomic region encodes these proteins:
- a CDS encoding spore germination protein: protein MIRNKHKLLRTFKSKKNDEINVRQDPLYDNYGQNIEALELIYDNCSDVIFRSFLLFGNTRATIIYIEGLTDKEGIENFVLVPLMEKVITIKQSINDVIEDKIPVSKVNKVISFQQCIDSISSGNPILLSEGVKAGFSLGLAKWEKRSIEEPTAEVGIKGPREGFNESIEISKSQIRRIIKSPSLKMLSLKIGRYTNTTIVITYIEGIADQTLIDEIVSRLTGIEVDGILESEYIEELIEDNPFSPFPQILSTERPDVVCSNLLEGRVGILVEGTPFCLIAPISFFSLIQSHEDYYQRFIVSSAIRWLRYLFLGISLLLPSFYVAIMTFHQEMVPTNLLLSMAASREPIPFPSIVEVLIMEVSFEALREAGVRLPKQIGAAVSIVGALVIGQAAVQAGLVSSPMVIVVAITGIASFMLPRYIAGIAIRLLRFPMILLAGSLGLVGIMLGIILIVIHLCSLRSFGVPYLSPLAPLKTEELKDVLWRAPFWMMDTRPHLTGKTNLNRQSDGQSPKNDK from the coding sequence TTGATTCGAAATAAACATAAATTGCTAAGAACGTTTAAGTCAAAAAAGAATGACGAAATAAATGTTCGACAAGATCCCCTATATGACAATTATGGTCAAAATATCGAAGCACTCGAATTAATTTATGATAATTGCTCAGACGTAATTTTTCGTTCCTTTTTACTATTCGGAAATACTAGGGCAACGATTATTTATATTGAAGGCCTTACAGATAAAGAAGGAATTGAAAATTTTGTTTTAGTGCCACTAATGGAAAAAGTAATAACCATAAAACAATCAATAAATGATGTAATTGAGGATAAAATTCCAGTTTCTAAAGTGAATAAGGTCATTTCATTTCAGCAATGTATTGATTCAATTTCATCTGGTAATCCAATTCTTTTATCAGAAGGTGTAAAAGCTGGGTTTTCTTTAGGGCTTGCAAAGTGGGAAAAACGGTCAATAGAGGAACCAACGGCTGAGGTTGGCATTAAAGGACCGCGTGAGGGATTTAATGAGTCAATAGAAATTAGTAAATCTCAAATACGTAGAATTATTAAAAGTCCTTCACTTAAAATGCTATCGCTGAAAATTGGGCGCTATACGAATACGACAATTGTTATTACCTACATTGAAGGAATTGCAGATCAAACGCTAATCGATGAAATCGTTAGCCGATTAACAGGTATTGAAGTAGATGGAATTTTGGAAAGTGAATACATTGAGGAATTGATTGAAGATAATCCTTTTTCGCCTTTTCCACAGATTTTGTCTACAGAACGTCCAGATGTAGTTTGCTCTAATTTACTTGAGGGAAGGGTAGGCATTTTAGTTGAAGGAACGCCGTTTTGCTTAATTGCTCCAATTTCATTTTTTTCATTGATTCAATCACATGAGGATTACTATCAACGATTTATCGTTAGTTCAGCGATTCGATGGTTACGCTATTTATTCCTTGGAATTTCACTTTTGCTTCCATCATTTTATGTTGCGATTATGACGTTTCATCAAGAAATGGTACCAACTAATTTGTTGCTAAGTATGGCAGCTTCTCGAGAACCAATTCCTTTTCCATCAATTGTAGAAGTATTGATTATGGAAGTTTCATTTGAAGCATTGCGGGAAGCAGGAGTTCGATTACCTAAGCAAATTGGAGCGGCCGTAAGTATTGTAGGTGCTTTAGTAATTGGTCAAGCAGCTGTTCAGGCAGGTTTGGTTTCTTCACCAATGGTAATTGTAGTGGCGATTACTGGAATTGCTTCATTCATGTTGCCTCGTTATATTGCAGGGATTGCGATTCGTTTGCTCAGATTCCCGATGATATTACTTGCTGGTTCATTGGGGTTAGTTGGAATTATGTTAGGTATAATCCTAATCGTCATCCATTTATGTAGCTTACGTTCATTTGGTGTTCCATATTTATCTCCACTGGCTCCGCTTAAAACTGAAGAACTAAAGGATGTCTTATGGAGAGCTCCCTTTTGGATGATGGATACACGTCCTCATCTCACAGGAAAGACTAATTTAAATCGTCAATCCGACGGACAATCACCAAAAAATGATAAATGA
- a CDS encoding Ger(x)C family spore germination protein has protein sequence MKRVLYLLSLCGSILLLSGCWDRLEINDLAIVTAVAIDRVDDKTIELSTQIIIPKDLSSGNGQAGVGQQSSLTVVRSQKGKNIADAISKLQTKLPRKIFWGQCEVYIFSEELAKKGVKEQMDFLLRHPQPRERAYLFVSKIDPKQILQMSTPIERYSAETIMGLSDFRFSMQVDLQSFEAMLTRQANAAAIPLLDILSEPKNEDSDQSNRLPAIIGTAVFKKDKMIGQFSERETRGVLLLRNEQKEFTVTLKSADMKGNVSLYPVLQHTKLVPVIQGDKWKMLVKVKAEGAIVQNGTNLDYSNQLLKKKLEKVFQEKIKDGIEQTLKQVQLNLKTDIIGFADEFHRVYPKQWKKVENHWDEKFPTVEVKIDVDANIRRQGYINKPGAIPEKEVRNK, from the coding sequence ATGAAACGTGTTCTCTATTTGTTATCCTTATGTGGATCGATTTTATTGTTAAGTGGTTGCTGGGATCGATTGGAGATAAATGATTTAGCCATTGTCACTGCAGTTGCCATAGATCGAGTAGATGATAAAACAATTGAGCTTTCAACTCAAATAATTATTCCGAAAGACTTAAGTTCTGGTAATGGACAAGCCGGAGTAGGTCAACAAAGTTCATTAACTGTTGTTAGATCTCAAAAAGGAAAAAATATTGCCGATGCAATCTCAAAACTGCAAACGAAATTACCGCGTAAAATATTTTGGGGACAGTGTGAGGTATACATTTTTAGTGAAGAATTAGCTAAAAAAGGTGTAAAAGAGCAAATGGATTTTTTACTTCGTCATCCTCAACCAAGGGAAAGAGCCTATTTATTCGTAAGTAAAATTGATCCAAAGCAAATACTCCAGATGTCTACACCAATAGAACGGTATTCAGCTGAAACAATTATGGGATTATCCGATTTTCGATTTTCAATGCAAGTCGATTTGCAGTCCTTTGAAGCAATGTTAACAAGGCAAGCTAATGCAGCTGCTATTCCATTACTAGATATATTGTCAGAACCAAAGAATGAGGACTCAGATCAATCCAATCGACTACCAGCCATTATCGGTACAGCTGTTTTTAAAAAGGATAAAATGATTGGACAGTTTTCGGAACGTGAAACTAGAGGAGTTCTATTATTAAGAAATGAACAGAAAGAATTTACTGTAACACTAAAATCCGCTGACATGAAAGGCAATGTGTCATTATATCCAGTTTTGCAGCATACAAAGCTTGTACCAGTAATACAGGGAGATAAATGGAAAATGCTTGTGAAAGTAAAGGCAGAAGGTGCAATTGTCCAAAACGGGACGAATTTAGACTATTCAAATCAACTACTTAAAAAGAAACTAGAAAAAGTTTTTCAAGAAAAGATTAAAGATGGAATAGAACAAACTCTTAAGCAAGTTCAACTAAACCTAAAAACTGATATTATAGGTTTTGCTGATGAGTTTCACAGAGTCTATCCGAAACAATGGAAAAAAGTCGAAAATCACTGGGATGAGAAATTTCCTACTGTAGAAGTAAAAATTGACGTCGATGCAAACATTCGAAGACAAGGCTATATTAACAAACCAGGAGCAATACCTGAGAAAGAGGTTCGGAATAAATGA
- a CDS encoding endospore germination permease: MEKGKISSLQMAFMLYPTIIATAILMLPSFTAQYAKQDLWLSPIWACLIGFLTVFIAIQLNKLYPNQTVIQFSQEIVGRFFGKIVGLLFLIFYIPTTGLITRSYGEFVVDSFLPHTPVVVITGSMVLVCSFAIRGGIELLGRVADLFVPIFLITLILLLLLLLPDFNFNNLLPIMENGFMPSFKGSIILQGWFTEFFLIIFLLPFLKDSKKGPKSISWTVFAVMITLVIVNMSTYAVLGTTTAYKVYPLMNVARYISIANFFEHLEAIFMAVWILGTFVKISIFYYASVLVVAQLLNLSDYRPIVLPVGILIVEFCFWSLPSTVEISRYETAAFPFYALFVQTIIPLFLLLLSLFKRSFQKLTEN; this comes from the coding sequence ATGGAGAAAGGAAAAATTTCATCGCTTCAAATGGCATTCATGCTGTATCCAACCATAATTGCTACAGCTATCCTCATGCTACCTAGTTTCACTGCTCAATACGCTAAACAAGATCTATGGCTGTCTCCGATTTGGGCGTGTTTAATCGGATTTTTAACTGTTTTCATAGCAATTCAATTAAATAAACTATACCCGAATCAAACAGTGATTCAATTTAGCCAGGAAATAGTAGGTCGCTTCTTTGGGAAAATAGTTGGATTACTATTTTTGATATTTTACATTCCTACTACAGGTTTAATTACTAGAAGTTATGGAGAATTTGTGGTCGACTCCTTTCTACCTCATACGCCAGTGGTTGTTATTACGGGATCTATGGTATTAGTCTGTTCTTTTGCGATTCGAGGAGGTATTGAATTACTAGGAAGAGTTGCAGATTTATTTGTGCCGATCTTTCTAATTACCCTTATTTTACTTTTACTCTTATTGCTTCCAGATTTTAACTTCAACAATTTATTGCCTATCATGGAAAATGGATTCATGCCTTCATTTAAAGGGTCAATCATACTACAAGGCTGGTTTACAGAATTTTTTTTAATCATCTTTCTCCTTCCATTTTTAAAGGATTCTAAAAAAGGGCCAAAATCAATTTCTTGGACTGTATTTGCAGTAATGATTACTTTAGTTATCGTAAATATGTCAACCTATGCTGTACTTGGAACAACAACTGCTTACAAAGTCTATCCTTTAATGAATGTAGCCCGATATATAAGTATTGCCAATTTTTTTGAACATTTAGAGGCAATTTTTATGGCAGTATGGATTTTAGGAACATTTGTTAAAATATCTATATTTTATTACGCCTCGGTACTAGTCGTTGCTCAGTTATTGAATCTATCTGATTACCGTCCAATCGTATTACCAGTTGGGATTCTAATCGTTGAATTTTGCTTTTGGTCATTGCCTAGTACAGTTGAAATTAGCCGTTATGAAACCGCAGCATTCCCATTTTATGCTCTTTTTGTTCAAACCATAATTCCTTTATTCTTGCTATTACTTTCGCTATTTAAAAGAAGTTTTCAAAAGCTAACCGAAAATTGA